The Flaviramulus sp. BrNp1-15 genome has a window encoding:
- a CDS encoding heavy-metal-associated domain-containing protein, with protein MTHTYKITGMTCGSCKASVEKSLRSIDNVTNVEVNLEKGEAEVTMSSHVATETLKKALSEKYTLSEKKEKNVFASSSMSAMPMEEEKSKLQQLKPLLLIIFYIATASVLLHYKDWSWSAFMLDFMGLFYIVFSFFKMLDLKGFPESFKMYDPLAKRVPAYGWVYPFIETALGLMFLMRFKVEIALIITLVVLGITTVGVTKTLLDKKSIRCACLGTALKLPMTEATFIENAIMIVMAVLMLIN; from the coding sequence ATGACACATACATATAAAATAACAGGAATGACCTGTGGCAGTTGTAAAGCATCTGTAGAAAAAAGTTTGAGAAGCATAGATAATGTTACCAATGTTGAAGTTAATCTCGAAAAAGGAGAAGCTGAAGTTACAATGAGTAGCCACGTTGCTACAGAAACACTGAAAAAAGCGTTATCTGAAAAATATACACTATCTGAAAAGAAAGAAAAGAATGTGTTTGCTTCTTCAAGTATGTCGGCAATGCCAATGGAAGAAGAAAAAAGCAAACTACAGCAATTAAAGCCCTTACTACTAATCATCTTTTATATAGCAACCGCAAGTGTATTATTGCATTATAAAGATTGGAGTTGGAGTGCTTTTATGCTCGATTTTATGGGCTTATTCTACATCGTGTTTAGCTTTTTCAAAATGTTAGATTTAAAAGGCTTTCCAGAATCATTTAAAATGTACGACCCATTAGCAAAACGAGTCCCTGCTTATGGTTGGGTATATCCTTTTATCGAAACAGCTTTAGGATTAATGTTTTTAATGCGCTTTAAAGTAGAAATTGCTTTAATAATAACACTTGTTGTTTTAGGTATTACAACTGTTGGAGTTACTAAAACATTATTGGATAAAAAATCGATTAGATGTGCTTGTTTAGGTACAGCTCTGAAACTTCCTATGACAGAAGCCACTTTTATTGAGAATGCCATTATGATTGTAATGGCAGTATTAATGCTAATAAATTAA
- a CDS encoding heavy-metal-associated domain-containing protein gives MKKVILSVAVIVAMGLTSCKNETKKVEETTTTEVSKEIAMTDLSFGVRGNCGMCKTTIEKAANSVEGVTAANWDKDKKKIDVSFDSSKTDAMAIHNAIAASGYDTEKVAGNEEAYDGLPGCCKYDHNMAMNQSGEIKADDHSNHDH, from the coding sequence ATGAAGAAAGTAATTTTAAGTGTAGCTGTAATAGTAGCTATGGGATTAACAAGTTGTAAAAACGAAACTAAAAAAGTTGAAGAAACTACAACAACTGAAGTGTCAAAAGAAATTGCAATGACAGATTTATCGTTTGGTGTAAGAGGTAATTGCGGTATGTGTAAAACTACCATTGAAAAAGCAGCCAATAGTGTTGAAGGTGTTACTGCTGCAAACTGGGATAAAGACAAAAAGAAAATAGATGTATCTTTCGATAGTTCTAAAACAGATGCAATGGCAATTCATAATGCAATTGCAGCTTCAGGTTATGACACTGAAAAAGTAGCAGGAAACGAAGAAGCATACGATGGTTTACCAGGTTGTTGTAAATATGACCATAATATGGCTATGAATCAGTCTGGAGAAATAAAAGCTGATGACCATTCAAATCACGACCACTAA
- a CDS encoding efflux RND transporter periplasmic adaptor subunit, which translates to MKNNKTVIYIGLLAVGLLLGWLLFGSSSNEETEHNHNEVSETNQMWTCSMHPQIMQPEPGDCPICGMDLIPAESGSDGLLADQFKLTENAMALANIQTTVVGKGNVDGNTLKLSGKIAENEEANAVQVSYFSGRIERLNISFKGEEVRKGQLLATIYSPELYAAQQELITASSLKESQPALYKAVRNKLKLWKLSEHQINQIEETQKIKENFPVYATVSGTVTEKLVEQGDYIKQGQPLLKIANLNTVWANFDVYENQIDLFKKGQEVLVTTNAYANKEFKGKVDFIEPILNTKTRTVTLRVVLNNKNDVFKPGMFVTANIERVSRSNDEVLTIPASAVLWTGERSVVYLKANPDQTVFEMREVVLGNQIGNEYEVLEGLFVGNEIVTNGTFTVDAAAQLQGKKSMMNKQGGKTMTGHEGHTMDMMTEKVDFNSTVEKSFQAVIEAYINLKDALIQSDVSLASSKSEAFRKALEEIPPSQREETHNYWSILHKTSKGINENVSLEHQRKQFQTISDKLIEMVKNFDKVNDKLYVQFCPMADSNNGAYWLSKEEQVLNPYFGDVMLKCGEVKQTIE; encoded by the coding sequence ATGAAAAATAATAAAACAGTCATATACATAGGATTACTCGCAGTAGGTTTGCTTTTGGGTTGGTTACTTTTTGGTAGTTCATCAAACGAAGAGACAGAACATAATCACAATGAAGTTTCAGAAACCAATCAAATGTGGACCTGTTCAATGCATCCACAAATTATGCAACCAGAACCAGGTGATTGTCCTATTTGTGGAATGGATTTAATTCCTGCCGAAAGTGGAAGTGATGGCCTGTTAGCAGACCAATTCAAATTAACCGAAAATGCGATGGCTTTAGCCAATATTCAAACAACTGTTGTAGGCAAAGGAAATGTTGATGGCAACACCCTTAAATTATCTGGTAAAATTGCTGAAAATGAAGAAGCTAATGCAGTACAAGTCAGTTATTTTTCGGGTAGAATAGAACGTTTGAATATCAGTTTTAAAGGAGAAGAAGTCCGTAAAGGTCAATTACTAGCAACCATTTATTCGCCAGAATTGTATGCAGCACAACAAGAGTTAATTACAGCATCGTCTTTAAAGGAATCACAACCTGCATTGTACAAAGCGGTTCGTAATAAATTGAAGTTATGGAAGCTATCTGAACATCAAATCAATCAGATTGAAGAAACTCAAAAAATAAAAGAAAACTTTCCAGTTTATGCAACCGTTTCAGGTACAGTTACCGAAAAATTAGTAGAACAAGGCGACTACATCAAACAAGGTCAACCATTGCTTAAAATTGCAAATCTCAATACGGTTTGGGCAAACTTTGATGTATATGAAAATCAAATCGATTTATTTAAAAAGGGACAAGAAGTTTTAGTGACTACAAACGCTTATGCTAATAAGGAATTTAAAGGGAAAGTAGATTTCATTGAACCAATATTAAATACCAAAACAAGAACAGTAACCTTACGTGTGGTGCTTAATAATAAAAACGATGTATTTAAACCAGGAATGTTTGTAACCGCCAATATTGAACGAGTTTCAAGAAGTAATGATGAGGTATTAACAATCCCAGCATCTGCTGTACTTTGGACAGGTGAACGTTCTGTTGTCTATTTAAAAGCCAATCCAGACCAAACCGTTTTTGAAATGCGTGAAGTTGTTTTAGGGAATCAAATTGGTAATGAATATGAAGTTTTAGAAGGATTATTTGTTGGAAATGAAATCGTAACTAACGGAACATTTACTGTAGATGCTGCTGCACAACTACAAGGCAAAAAATCAATGATGAATAAGCAAGGTGGTAAAACAATGACAGGTCACGAAGGACATACAATGGATATGATGACAGAAAAAGTTGATTTTAATAGTACTGTAGAAAAGTCATTTCAGGCTGTAATTGAAGCTTATATAAACTTGAAAGATGCTTTAATTCAATCTGATGTGTCGTTAGCATCATCCAAAAGTGAAGCATTTAGAAAAGCATTGGAAGAAATTCCGCCAAGTCAAAGAGAAGAAACACATAACTACTGGTCTATATTACATAAAACATCTAAAGGAATTAATGAAAATGTGAGTTTGGAACATCAGCGTAAACAGTTTCAGACAATTTCCGATAAGCTCATAGAAATGGTTAAAAACTTTGATAAGGTAAATGATAAGCTATATGTGCAGTTTTGTCCTATGGCAGATAGCAATAACGGTGCGTATTGGTTGAGTAAAGAAGAACAAGTTTTAAACCCATATTTTGGTGATGTAATGCTTAAATGTGGCGAGGTTAAACAAACAATAGAATAA
- a CDS encoding YegP family protein: MAKFEVYQDARSEYRFRLKANNGQTILASEGYSAKAGCMNGIESVRKNSQDDSKFDRKISSNGKHYFNLKASNGQVIGTSEMYESSSGMENGIASVKTNAPNASVVEV, encoded by the coding sequence ATGGCAAAATTTGAAGTATATCAGGATGCTCGAAGTGAGTATCGTTTTAGGTTAAAAGCTAACAATGGTCAAACCATATTAGCAAGTGAAGGTTATTCAGCAAAAGCTGGTTGTATGAATGGTATTGAATCGGTACGCAAAAATTCGCAAGATGATAGTAAGTTCGATAGAAAAATATCGAGTAATGGGAAACATTATTTTAATTTAAAGGCCAGTAACGGTCAAGTGATTGGAACCAGTGAAATGTATGAGTCTTCCTCTGGAATGGAAAATGGTATAGCTTCAGTTAAAACTAATGCTCCAAATGCTTCTGTTGTAGAAGTTTAA
- a CDS encoding efflux RND transporter permease subunit: MLNKSIKFLIENKLVAVLLLILFIVWGTVNAPFNWDTGFLPSNPVAVDAIPDIGENQQIVFTKWDGRSPQDIEDQITYPLTTSLLGIPGVKTIRSSSMFGFSSIYIIFEEDIEFYWSRSRILEKLNSLPSGLLPDGVNPALGPDATGLGQIFWYTLEGRDENGNVTGGWDLHELRSIQDYYVKYALSSASGVSEVASIGGYVQEYQVDVNPELMRQYNIGLHHIVKAVKESNKDIGAQTLEINQAEYLVRGLGYVKSISDIENAVVTSEDYTAIRIKDIGKVSLGPATRRGLLDKEGAEVVGAVVVARYGANPMEVINNVKAKINELSAGLPSKVLSDGRTSQVTIVPFYDRTELIQETLGTLNEALTLEILITILVIIIMVFNLRASVLISGLLPVAVLMVFIAMKLFGVDANIVALSGIAIAIGTMVDVGVILSENIIRHLDENDNKLPINTVVYNATAEVSGAIVTAVMTTIISFIPVFTMIGAEGKLFRPLAFTKTFALTASIIVALFLIPPFAAFLFRKKSIKNTFKYALNGVLIALGIVAIVYGYWLGLILIAFGITALLNLQNKIADKQANLINIIISASAIVFLLAEYWRPLGVSKSIFWNLIFVAIICFGLLGIFSLFIKYYTRILRWCLDNKLLFLSVPTAIVIAGFFIMKNTGKEFMPSLNEGSFLLMPTSMPHSGVEENKRVLQQLDMAVASIPEIKTVVGKAGRTESALDPAPLSMYENIIQYKPEYMLNKNGERQRYKVNEDGLFELKDGRLIHNENIAVSSSAVENKAFIKSTLLNIERSQLIPDDDGEFYRNWRPEIQSPDDIWNEIVKVTKLPGVTSAPKLQPIETRLVMLQTGMRAPMGIKVKGQDLKQIEAFGVQLEDILKQAEGVKDEAVFADRIVGKPYLLIDIDREKIARYGVSIEEVQNVLKVAVGGMVLTQTVEGRERYGVRVRYPRELRANPTDLEQIYVPVEKGSPVPLSELATIKYEQGPQVIKSEDTFLVGYVLFDKMDGFAEVNVVENAQALIQEKINNGELIVPKGINYQFTGSYENQLRAEKTLSVVVPLALAIIFLILYFQFRSVGTSLMVFTGIAVAFAGGFLMIWLYGQDWFLNFSLFGENLRDLFQMHPINLSVAVWVGFIALFGIATDDGVVMATYLTQTFNRNTPENKKEVRASVVEAGEKRIRPCLMTTATTILALLPVLTSTGRGSDIMIPMAIPSFGGMLIALITLFVVPVLYSWKAEVQLKRANK, encoded by the coding sequence ATGCTAAATAAAAGCATCAAATTCTTAATAGAAAATAAACTTGTAGCTGTACTATTACTTATCCTATTTATAGTTTGGGGAACAGTAAATGCACCTTTTAATTGGGATACAGGTTTTTTACCAAGCAACCCTGTAGCTGTAGATGCTATTCCAGATATAGGCGAAAACCAACAAATTGTATTTACCAAATGGGATGGTCGTTCGCCACAAGATATAGAAGACCAAATTACTTATCCATTAACCACATCCTTACTCGGTATTCCAGGAGTAAAAACCATACGTAGCTCGTCTATGTTCGGCTTTTCGAGTATCTATATCATTTTTGAAGAAGACATAGAATTTTATTGGAGTCGTAGTAGAATATTAGAAAAACTAAATTCCTTACCAAGTGGTTTATTGCCAGATGGTGTAAATCCTGCTTTGGGTCCAGATGCTACAGGATTAGGTCAAATATTTTGGTACACTCTTGAAGGACGTGATGAAAACGGAAACGTAACTGGTGGTTGGGATTTACACGAATTACGAAGCATACAAGATTACTATGTAAAATATGCCTTATCATCTGCAAGTGGTGTTTCTGAAGTAGCTTCTATCGGTGGTTACGTGCAAGAATACCAAGTTGACGTTAACCCTGAATTAATGCGACAATATAATATTGGCTTGCATCATATTGTAAAAGCAGTAAAAGAGAGTAATAAAGATATTGGTGCACAGACTTTAGAAATTAATCAAGCTGAATATTTAGTGCGTGGTTTGGGGTATGTAAAGTCTATTTCAGATATAGAAAACGCAGTAGTCACTTCCGAAGATTATACAGCAATACGAATTAAAGATATAGGCAAAGTATCATTAGGTCCTGCAACAAGACGTGGTTTATTAGATAAAGAAGGAGCTGAAGTTGTAGGTGCAGTTGTAGTAGCACGTTATGGTGCTAACCCAATGGAAGTCATTAACAATGTGAAAGCCAAAATAAACGAATTGAGCGCAGGACTACCCTCGAAAGTATTATCTGATGGAAGAACGTCACAAGTAACTATTGTTCCATTTTACGACCGTACAGAATTGATTCAAGAAACGTTAGGCACGCTTAATGAAGCCTTAACATTAGAGATACTCATTACCATTTTGGTCATTATCATTATGGTATTCAATCTTCGAGCATCGGTATTGATTTCGGGATTGTTACCAGTTGCGGTGTTAATGGTATTTATAGCAATGAAGCTCTTTGGTGTAGATGCTAATATTGTAGCACTATCAGGTATTGCAATCGCAATTGGTACAATGGTCGATGTTGGTGTCATACTTTCAGAAAATATTATAAGGCATTTAGATGAAAACGATAACAAATTGCCAATAAACACAGTAGTTTATAATGCGACAGCAGAAGTTTCTGGTGCTATTGTAACGGCAGTAATGACAACCATTATCAGTTTCATTCCTGTATTTACAATGATTGGCGCTGAAGGAAAACTATTTAGACCATTAGCATTCACAAAAACCTTTGCATTAACAGCTTCTATAATTGTAGCCTTGTTTTTAATACCGCCTTTTGCAGCATTTTTATTTAGAAAGAAAAGCATTAAAAACACTTTTAAATATGCTTTAAATGGTGTTTTAATTGCTTTAGGTATCGTAGCAATAGTTTATGGGTATTGGTTAGGATTAATTTTAATAGCATTCGGAATTACAGCATTGCTTAATCTTCAAAATAAAATTGCAGATAAACAAGCTAACCTTATTAATATCATCATTTCAGCTTCTGCAATAGTATTCTTATTAGCCGAATATTGGAGACCGTTAGGAGTTAGCAAAAGTATTTTCTGGAATCTCATATTTGTAGCCATTATTTGTTTTGGTTTATTGGGTATTTTCTCATTATTCATAAAGTATTACACACGTATTTTAAGATGGTGTTTAGACAATAAATTATTGTTTTTATCTGTACCAACAGCGATTGTAATTGCAGGGTTTTTCATAATGAAGAACACTGGTAAAGAGTTTATGCCATCCTTAAATGAAGGTTCTTTTCTCTTAATGCCAACCTCTATGCCACATTCTGGAGTCGAAGAAAACAAACGAGTGTTACAGCAATTGGATATGGCAGTAGCCAGTATTCCAGAGATAAAAACTGTTGTGGGTAAAGCAGGTAGAACAGAATCTGCTTTAGACCCAGCACCATTATCGATGTATGAGAATATCATTCAGTATAAACCTGAATATATGCTGAATAAAAACGGAGAACGTCAACGTTACAAAGTCAATGAAGATGGATTGTTTGAACTCAAAGATGGTCGTTTAATTCACAATGAAAATATAGCTGTCAGTTCGAGCGCAGTCGAGAACAAAGCATTTATAAAGTCAACTTTATTAAATATAGAAAGGTCTCAATTAATCCCAGACGATGATGGCGAGTTTTACCGAAACTGGCGACCAGAAATACAATCACCAGATGATATTTGGAACGAAATCGTAAAAGTTACCAAACTACCAGGTGTCACATCAGCACCCAAACTACAACCCATAGAAACCCGATTAGTGATGTTACAAACAGGAATGCGTGCGCCAATGGGAATAAAGGTAAAAGGTCAAGATTTAAAACAAATAGAGGCTTTTGGTGTACAGTTAGAGGACATTTTAAAACAAGCCGAAGGTGTAAAGGATGAAGCCGTTTTTGCAGACCGTATTGTAGGTAAACCGTATTTACTAATTGATATTGACAGAGAAAAAATTGCACGTTATGGTGTAAGTATTGAAGAGGTGCAAAACGTATTAAAAGTAGCTGTTGGTGGTATGGTGTTAACACAAACTGTTGAAGGTCGTGAGCGTTATGGTGTGCGTGTGCGTTATCCAAGAGAATTACGAGCAAATCCAACCGATTTAGAGCAAATTTATGTACCAGTAGAAAAAGGTAGTCCAGTTCCGTTAAGCGAATTGGCAACCATTAAGTACGAACAAGGTCCACAAGTAATTAAAAGTGAAGACACCTTTTTAGTAGGCTATGTGTTGTTTGATAAGATGGATGGTTTTGCTGAAGTAAATGTGGTAGAAAATGCCCAAGCCTTAATTCAAGAAAAAATAAATAATGGCGAATTGATAGTACCAAAAGGTATTAACTATCAATTTACAGGAAGTTATGAAAATCAGTTAAGAGCAGAAAAAACCTTATCTGTTGTAGTGCCTTTAGCATTAGCTATCATTTTTCTAATTCTGTATTTCCAATTCCGTTCTGTAGGTACATCATTAATGGTGTTTACAGGTATTGCTGTTGCTTTTGCAGGTGGATTTTTAATGATTTGGCTCTACGGTCAAGATTGGTTTTTAAACTTCAGCTTGTTTGGTGAAAACCTGCGTGATTTATTCCAGATGCATCCCATTAATTTAAGTGTAGCAGTTTGGGTTGGATTTATTGCACTTTTTGGTATTGCAACAGATGATGGTGTAGTAATGGCAACCTATTTAACGCAAACCTTTAATAGAAATACACCAGAAAATAAAAAGGAAGTAAGAGCATCAGTTGTTGAAGCTGGAGAAAAACGTATTAGACCTTGTTTAATGACAACAGCCACAACCATTTTAGCACTCTTACCTGTACTCACATCAACAGGAAGAGGTAGTGATATAATGATTCCTATGGCAATACCAAGTTTTGGCGGTATGCTAATCGCTTTAATCACCTTATTTGTAGTTCCAGTATTATACAGCTGGAAAGCCGAAGTTCAACTTAAAAGAGCAAACAAATGA
- a CDS encoding DUF6266 family protein, with amino-acid sequence MGKISQGILGGLSGKVGNIIGGSWKGIDYIRIKPSSVANPRTVGQVNQRTKFTATLEFLQAIKPFIKLGYKGLAVKKTEFNAAMSYVLNNAITGTEPNFVVDYPNALVSRGGLSGALNPTTDLATAGEVTFNWDDNSAEGNANATDKAMLLVYNPSKKESISLFDGADRTAGTQIVAIPTTYAGDTVELFMAFISADGSQVSNSTYLGSGTAN; translated from the coding sequence ATGGGTAAAATTTCCCAAGGTATTTTAGGAGGGCTTTCAGGTAAAGTTGGAAACATTATCGGTGGAAGCTGGAAAGGTATTGACTACATTAGAATTAAGCCTTCAAGTGTAGCAAATCCAAGAACTGTAGGTCAAGTAAACCAAAGAACCAAGTTTACTGCTACATTAGAATTTTTACAAGCTATAAAGCCTTTTATTAAGTTAGGTTATAAGGGGTTAGCTGTTAAGAAAACAGAATTTAATGCTGCAATGTCGTATGTATTGAATAATGCGATTACAGGAACTGAACCTAACTTTGTGGTTGACTATCCAAATGCTTTAGTAAGTCGCGGAGGTTTATCTGGTGCGTTAAACCCAACGACTGATTTAGCAACTGCGGGAGAAGTAACTTTCAATTGGGATGATAACTCTGCTGAAGGTAATGCCAATGCTACCGACAAGGCAATGTTATTGGTTTACAACCCATCAAAAAAGGAGTCCATTTCTTTATTTGATGGAGCAGACCGAACAGCAGGAACTCAAATTGTTGCAATTCCAACAACCTACGCAGGAGATACAGTAGAGCTATTTATGGCGTTTATTTCTGCTGATGGTAGTCAAGTATCTAACAGTACTTATTTAGGCTCTGGTACAGCTAATTAA
- a CDS encoding TolC family protein, with the protein MKNIKIIICLLFVSAFAKAQQLQTLIDEALTNNPEIQKFELQYKRVSEKVKEVNTFPNTEFGVGYFVSEPETRTGAQRFKVSAKQMLPWFGTITSRENYVSALADAKYEDIVIAKRKLMASVAQSYYKLYANKAKQDVLAQNIQLLKTYETLALTSVEVGKASAVDVLRLQMRQNELQQLKDVLYQQFLSEQTNLNNLLNRENDIEVTVVDSLTIPIEDFEINTENLSVHPELLKYDKLYQSIEQSELLNQKESSPMIGFGLDYINVSERPDMNFSDNGKDVVMPMVSVSIPIFNKKYKSISKQNELEQQEINYQKQERLNSLKTMLDKAINDRISARISNTTATKNIKQAKDAEQILVKSYETGTIDFNDVLDIQELQLKFQMSQIEAVKGYYLQSTIINYLIQ; encoded by the coding sequence ATGAAAAATATAAAAATCATAATCTGTCTTTTGTTTGTTTCCGCTTTCGCGAAAGCACAACAGCTACAAACATTAATTGACGAGGCATTAACTAATAACCCAGAAATTCAGAAGTTCGAGTTACAGTACAAGAGAGTTTCAGAAAAAGTAAAGGAAGTCAATACGTTTCCTAATACCGAATTTGGTGTAGGTTACTTTGTTAGTGAACCCGAAACCAGAACAGGCGCACAACGTTTTAAAGTATCAGCAAAGCAAATGTTGCCTTGGTTTGGTACAATAACATCAAGAGAAAATTATGTAAGTGCATTGGCAGATGCTAAATACGAAGATATTGTTATTGCCAAACGAAAATTGATGGCATCGGTAGCACAATCCTATTACAAGTTATACGCCAATAAAGCCAAACAAGACGTATTAGCTCAAAATATCCAACTATTAAAAACCTATGAAACACTGGCACTCACATCTGTTGAGGTTGGTAAAGCATCAGCAGTAGATGTATTGCGTTTACAAATGCGTCAAAATGAATTGCAACAACTCAAAGATGTATTGTATCAACAATTTTTATCTGAACAAACGAATCTAAATAACCTTTTAAACAGGGAAAATGATATTGAGGTTACTGTAGTAGATAGCTTAACCATTCCAATAGAAGATTTTGAAATTAATACTGAAAATCTATCAGTACATCCTGAATTGTTGAAGTATGATAAACTCTACCAATCCATTGAACAATCCGAATTGTTAAACCAAAAAGAAAGTAGCCCAATGATTGGTTTTGGATTAGACTATATCAATGTTTCAGAAAGACCAGATATGAATTTCTCGGATAACGGAAAGGATGTTGTAATGCCAATGGTATCGGTTTCAATCCCCATTTTCAATAAGAAATACAAATCTATTTCTAAACAAAACGAACTGGAACAGCAAGAAATTAATTATCAAAAACAAGAGCGTTTAAACAGTTTAAAAACAATGTTAGATAAAGCTATTAACGACCGTATATCAGCAAGGATAAGTAATACTACAGCAACAAAGAACATCAAGCAAGCTAAAGATGCAGAACAAATTCTTGTCAAAAGTTATGAAACTGGCACTATTGATTTTAACGATGTTTTAGATATTCAAGAGTTACAATTAAAGTTTCAAATGAGCCAAATAGAAGCGGTTAAGGGTTATTATTTACAGAGTACTATTATTAATTATCTAATTCAATAA
- a CDS encoding DUF305 domain-containing protein, with protein MNTQEHKNNENGMSNYTKFFLMLGSSFIAMYITMYLNTYEFDHVWFSLTRFYMVCLGIATMALIMFFFMKNMYKNKKKNMGIVIGSIALFAIALGLVRDQKSTVGDVLWMKAMIPHHSIAILTSERADIKDPEVKKLAEDIIKAQKKEIEEMKVMINRLQNEK; from the coding sequence ATGAACACGCAAGAACACAAAAACAACGAAAATGGAATGAGTAATTACACGAAGTTTTTTTTAATGTTAGGCTCATCATTCATAGCAATGTATATCACAATGTATTTAAACACCTATGAATTTGACCACGTATGGTTTAGTCTCACACGTTTTTATATGGTTTGTTTGGGTATTGCCACAATGGCTTTGATTATGTTCTTTTTTATGAAAAATATGTACAAGAATAAAAAGAAAAATATGGGTATAGTCATAGGTAGTATTGCACTATTTGCAATTGCTTTAGGATTAGTACGTGACCAAAAATCAACTGTTGGAGATGTTCTATGGATGAAAGCTATGATACCACATCATTCCATAGCAATATTAACAAGTGAAAGAGCAGACATAAAAGACCCAGAAGTCAAGAAGTTGGCAGAGGATATTATTAAAGCACAGAAGAAGGAGATAGAAGAAATGAAAGTAATGATAAATCGTTTACAGAATGAAAAATAA